One Deinococcus grandis DNA window includes the following coding sequences:
- a CDS encoding prepilin peptidase, whose protein sequence is MTPDVLLVIFAGLLGLLVGSFSNVLIWRLPRGENIAFPPSHCPNCDHRLGVIDLVPVFSWLSLGGKCRYCRAPIKARYPVVELLTGIGYAAIAALFPPLTVGWGALGLMVLFTLLLVGSAIDLDTYTIPDELTLPGVALGVLFGVLNGRAGVEGLPDLAGAVQGALLGAGVVVAINQFGSWVLRRFRERSFPEFPIGYQQISLGLLAGAWLGPWWGAVVGLLSALVNVAARRVIRIPELLTLGGLLVSVMLGSAGYGPGMILMVQGALAAAGAVSLACGVYWWLHWRRHREDDGAADDTQVDASAMGFGDVKLAAVIGAFLGWERLLLALVVAVFAGAIFGVAQLALRSENRVKFGPFLALGAVVALLWGGALIGSYREMLGL, encoded by the coding sequence GTGACCCCTGACGTCCTTCTCGTGATCTTCGCCGGGCTGCTGGGCCTGCTGGTGGGCTCGTTCTCGAATGTGCTCATCTGGCGGCTGCCGCGCGGGGAGAACATCGCGTTCCCTCCCAGCCACTGCCCGAACTGCGACCACCGTCTGGGTGTCATCGATCTGGTGCCCGTGTTCTCCTGGCTGAGCCTGGGCGGGAAGTGCCGCTACTGCAGGGCGCCCATCAAGGCGCGTTACCCGGTCGTGGAACTCCTGACCGGGATCGGGTACGCGGCCATCGCGGCGCTGTTTCCCCCGCTGACGGTCGGCTGGGGCGCGCTGGGCCTGATGGTGCTGTTTACCCTGCTGCTGGTGGGCAGTGCCATCGACCTGGACACGTACACCATTCCCGACGAACTGACCCTGCCCGGCGTGGCGCTGGGGGTCCTGTTCGGCGTCCTGAACGGGCGCGCGGGCGTGGAGGGCCTCCCGGACCTCGCGGGCGCGGTGCAGGGCGCGCTGCTGGGCGCCGGGGTGGTCGTGGCGATCAACCAGTTCGGGTCGTGGGTGCTGCGCCGCTTCCGCGAGCGGTCCTTCCCGGAGTTTCCCATCGGGTACCAGCAGATCAGCCTCGGCCTGCTGGCGGGCGCGTGGCTGGGCCCGTGGTGGGGGGCGGTCGTGGGCCTGCTGTCCGCGCTGGTGAACGTCGCGGCGCGCCGCGTGATCCGCATCCCGGAACTGCTCACGCTGGGCGGGCTGCTCGTCAGCGTGATGCTGGGCAGCGCCGGGTACGGCCCGGGCATGATCCTGATGGTGCAGGGCGCCCTGGCGGCCGCCGGGGCGGTGTCGCTCGCGTGCGGCGTGTACTGGTGGCTGCACTGGCGTCGCCACCGCGAGGACGACGGCGCCGCCGACGACACGCAGGTGGACGCCAGCGCCATGGGTTTCGGGGACGTGAAGCTCGCCGCCGTGATCGGCGCGTTCCTGGGCTGGGAGCGGCTGCTGCTGGCGCTGGTCGTCGCGGTGTTTGCCGGGGCGATCTTCGGCGTGGCGCAGCTCGCCCTGCGCAGCGAGAACCGCGTGAAGTTCGGGCCGTTCCTCGCACTGGGCGCCGTGGTGGCCCTGCTGTGGGGCGGCGCGCTGATCGGCAGTTACCGCGAGATGCTGGGGCTGTAG
- the rimO gene encoding 30S ribosomal protein S12 methylthiotransferase RimO, whose product MTEAVKPANAGARKVGFISLGCPKALVDSERILTQLRVEGYEVAPSYEDADAVIVNTCGFITPAVEESLNAIGEALDATGKVIVTGCLGERPEKIMERHPKVAAITGSEAVDDVMGHVRTLLPIETDAFTGLLPVAAPGMRAGAEQPAREDTRHGDVFAPSVKLTPRHYAYVKIAEGCNHTCSFCIIPKLRGLQVSRDAGAVLYEAFRLIAGGTKELMIISQDTSAYGVDVRYRESEFQGEQVRAHLTDLAVKLGEMGAWVRMHYVYPYPHVEKIVELMAAGKILPYLDVPLQHASPKVLRAMRRPGAGKQLDTIRRWREICPELVIRSTFIVGFPGETEADFQELLTFLEDARLDRVGAFAYSDVEEADANALPGAVPQEVKEERLARFMEVAQRISAEKLAEKVGTVMDVIIDEFNDDEDDQPGTKLIGRTKGDAPGIDGQVYVYAAEFAGAVKIGDIVRVRIEDSDEYDLYGEVVETPTWRPNVPQLGHFGKH is encoded by the coding sequence ATGACGGAAGCAGTGAAGCCCGCCAACGCGGGCGCGAGGAAGGTGGGGTTCATCAGCCTGGGGTGCCCGAAGGCGCTGGTGGACAGCGAGCGGATCCTGACGCAATTGCGTGTGGAGGGGTACGAGGTCGCGCCCAGTTACGAGGACGCCGACGCGGTGATCGTGAATACCTGTGGGTTCATCACGCCCGCCGTGGAGGAGTCCCTGAACGCGATCGGCGAGGCGCTGGACGCGACCGGGAAGGTCATCGTGACCGGCTGCCTGGGTGAACGCCCGGAGAAGATCATGGAACGCCACCCGAAGGTCGCGGCCATCACCGGCAGCGAGGCGGTGGACGACGTGATGGGCCACGTGCGCACGCTGCTGCCCATCGAGACGGACGCCTTCACGGGCCTGCTGCCGGTCGCCGCGCCCGGCATGCGCGCCGGGGCCGAGCAGCCCGCCCGTGAGGACACCCGGCACGGGGACGTGTTCGCGCCCAGCGTGAAGCTCACGCCGCGCCACTACGCGTACGTGAAGATCGCCGAGGGCTGTAACCACACCTGCTCGTTCTGCATCATCCCGAAACTGCGCGGCCTGCAGGTGTCGCGGGACGCGGGCGCGGTGCTGTACGAGGCGTTCCGGCTGATTGCGGGCGGCACGAAGGAACTCATGATCATCAGCCAGGACACCAGCGCTTACGGCGTGGACGTCCGCTACCGCGAGTCCGAATTCCAGGGCGAGCAGGTCCGCGCGCACCTGACCGACCTCGCCGTGAAACTCGGCGAGATGGGTGCGTGGGTGCGCATGCACTACGTGTACCCGTACCCGCACGTCGAGAAGATCGTGGAACTCATGGCTGCGGGCAAGATCCTCCCGTACCTGGACGTGCCGCTGCAGCACGCCAGCCCGAAGGTGCTGCGCGCCATGCGCCGCCCCGGCGCGGGCAAGCAGCTCGACACCATCCGCCGCTGGCGCGAGATCTGCCCGGAACTCGTGATCCGCTCGACGTTCATCGTGGGCTTCCCCGGCGAGACCGAAGCGGACTTCCAGGAGCTGCTGACGTTCCTGGAGGACGCCCGCCTGGACCGCGTGGGGGCCTTCGCGTACAGCGACGTCGAGGAAGCGGACGCGAACGCGCTGCCCGGCGCGGTGCCGCAGGAGGTCAAGGAGGAGCGCCTCGCGCGCTTCATGGAGGTCGCCCAGCGCATCAGCGCCGAGAAGCTCGCCGAGAAGGTCGGGACCGTCATGGACGTCATCATCGACGAGTTCAACGATGACGAGGACGACCAGCCCGGCACGAAACTCATCGGCCGCACGAAGGGCGACGCGCCCGGCATCGACGGGCAGGTGTACGTGTACGCCGCCGAGTTCGCCGGAGCCGTGAAGATCGGGGACATCGTCCGCGTGCGCATCGAGGACAGCGACGAGTACGACCTGTACGGCGAGGTCGTCGAGACGCCCACGTGGCGCCCCAACGTGCCGCAACTGGGCCACTTCGGCAAGCACTGA
- a CDS encoding alpha/beta fold hydrolase, whose product MKRAALALLTLTTTLVACKPPQTPDTKPTPDPLAPFTGQKLNWTTCDPTILGSDDTQLFGALGTRLSCADLSVPLDWSNPAAGKASVSLIRYAAADGKKRQGSIFFNPGGPGGDGLAFAPLFGFYWENGVIDTPAAENLKTMTEQFDLIGFSPRGVGASTRLNCGTNELSAPIRPPATDRSEANVQAMIREGKLTALACQKNPITPFVNTDATARDLNLARQLMGDQQLNYIGYSYGTWLGSWYAKLFPEHTGRMLLDGNTSFNAPFEETFGFQPMAFERDFRDAVAPYLARQNAYFGLGATGSDVYATQNGLEENLRFITSRYIAQFMYGRDNLPLIGVVLKPAAVLSGLIRTNPTATTDELGALALKQTYFPDAETNDLARQLALMFLQIREDVRNPAPTPVELDASSSVFTAVTCNDTAWPTDLTAARTRDEQEAKAYPLLGGASVANACYQWKGGPSVKQPAIPANMPPVLMLQNELDPATAQEGALKALNSTPGAKMIFIDDEPQHAAFPYGTACVDTPITEYFLTGKMPTAKLSTCAALPLPGERTVVPVKTLNVQSGALCFAQPTLSSLSLREQRLSYAKLEMRRIIDRTAQGLLAGRTLRPDLNGQLTVRDCQ is encoded by the coding sequence ATGAAACGAGCGGCCCTCGCCCTGCTGACCCTGACGACCACCCTCGTCGCCTGCAAACCCCCCCAGACGCCCGACACCAAGCCCACCCCCGACCCCCTGGCTCCCTTCACCGGCCAGAAACTGAACTGGACCACCTGCGACCCCACCATCCTGGGCAGCGACGACACGCAACTGTTCGGGGCGCTCGGCACCCGCCTGAGCTGCGCCGACCTGAGCGTCCCCCTGGACTGGAGCAACCCCGCCGCCGGGAAGGCCAGCGTGTCCCTGATCCGCTACGCCGCCGCCGACGGCAAGAAACGCCAGGGCTCGATCTTCTTCAACCCCGGCGGCCCCGGCGGCGACGGCCTGGCCTTCGCGCCCCTGTTCGGCTTCTACTGGGAAAACGGCGTCATCGACACGCCCGCCGCCGAGAACCTGAAGACCATGACCGAGCAGTTCGACCTGATCGGTTTCTCCCCGCGCGGCGTGGGCGCCAGCACCCGCCTGAACTGCGGCACGAACGAACTGAGCGCCCCCATCCGCCCGCCCGCCACGGACCGCAGCGAGGCGAACGTCCAGGCCATGATCCGCGAGGGGAAACTGACCGCCCTGGCCTGCCAGAAAAACCCCATCACGCCCTTCGTGAACACCGACGCGACCGCCCGCGACCTGAACCTCGCGCGGCAGCTCATGGGCGACCAGCAACTGAACTACATCGGGTACTCGTACGGCACGTGGCTGGGCTCCTGGTACGCCAAGCTGTTCCCCGAACACACCGGCCGCATGCTGCTCGACGGGAACACGTCCTTCAACGCGCCCTTCGAGGAGACCTTCGGCTTCCAGCCCATGGCCTTCGAACGGGACTTCCGTGACGCGGTCGCCCCGTACCTGGCGCGTCAGAACGCGTACTTCGGGCTGGGCGCGACCGGCAGTGACGTGTACGCCACGCAGAACGGCCTGGAAGAGAACCTGCGCTTCATCACCAGCCGCTACATCGCGCAGTTCATGTACGGCCGCGACAACCTGCCCCTGATCGGCGTCGTCCTGAAACCCGCCGCCGTGCTCAGCGGCCTGATCAGGACCAACCCCACCGCCACGACCGACGAACTGGGCGCCCTGGCCCTGAAGCAGACCTACTTCCCGGACGCCGAGACCAACGACCTGGCCCGGCAGCTGGCGCTGATGTTCCTCCAGATCCGCGAGGACGTGCGTAACCCCGCGCCGACCCCCGTCGAACTGGACGCGTCCTCCTCGGTGTTCACGGCCGTGACCTGCAACGATACCGCCTGGCCCACCGACCTGACCGCCGCCCGCACCCGCGACGAGCAGGAGGCCAAGGCGTACCCGCTGCTCGGCGGGGCCTCGGTCGCCAACGCCTGCTACCAGTGGAAGGGTGGCCCCAGCGTCAAGCAGCCCGCCATTCCCGCGAACATGCCGCCCGTCCTGATGCTCCAGAACGAACTCGATCCCGCCACCGCGCAGGAAGGCGCCCTGAAGGCCCTGAACAGCACGCCGGGCGCGAAGATGATCTTCATCGACGACGAGCCGCAGCACGCCGCGTTCCCGTACGGCACCGCCTGCGTGGACACGCCCATCACCGAGTACTTCCTGACCGGCAAGATGCCCACGGCCAAGCTGAGCACCTGCGCGGCCCTGCCGCTGCCCGGCGAGAGGACCGTCGTGCCCGTCAAGACGCTGAACGTGCAGAGCGGCGCGCTGTGCTTCGCTCAGCCCACCCTGAGCAGCCTCTCGCTGCGCGAGCAGCGCCTGAGCTACGCCAAGCTGGAGATGCGCCGCATCATCGACCGCACCGCCCAGGGCCTGCTGGCGGGCCGTACGCTCCGCCCGGACCTGAACGGTCAGCTGACCGTCCGCGACTGCCAGTGA
- the minD gene encoding septum site-determining protein MinD produces the protein MNAKVIVVTSGKGGVGKTTTTANIGAALAKLGEKVAVIDVDVGLRNLDVVMGLESRVVFDLVDVLEGKCRMSQALIRDKRVENLYLLPASQTRDKDALDPEVFKGVVRDLVEQEGFTRILIDSPAGIESGFRTAAAPAEGALVVVNPEVSSVRDADRIIGLLEAQQVNEIRLVINRLRPKMVASGNMLSEADILDILGVKPIGIIPEDEGIIVSTNVGEPAVLGKTKAGEAFMATARRLKGEDVPYPKFEEDRGFLAALRRLFGGA, from the coding sequence ATGAATGCCAAGGTGATTGTCGTCACGTCCGGGAAGGGGGGCGTGGGCAAAACCACGACCACCGCGAATATCGGTGCGGCCCTCGCGAAGCTCGGCGAGAAGGTCGCCGTCATCGACGTGGACGTGGGTCTGCGCAACCTCGACGTGGTGATGGGCCTGGAGTCCCGCGTGGTGTTCGATCTCGTGGACGTGCTGGAAGGCAAGTGCCGCATGAGTCAGGCGCTGATCCGCGACAAGCGCGTGGAGAACCTGTACCTGCTGCCCGCGTCGCAGACACGTGACAAGGACGCCCTGGACCCCGAGGTGTTCAAGGGCGTGGTGCGGGACCTGGTGGAGCAGGAGGGCTTCACGCGCATCCTGATCGACTCCCCGGCGGGGATCGAGTCGGGGTTCCGCACGGCCGCCGCGCCGGCCGAGGGCGCGCTGGTCGTGGTGAACCCCGAGGTGTCCAGCGTGCGTGACGCGGACCGCATCATCGGGCTGCTGGAGGCGCAGCAGGTCAACGAGATCCGGCTGGTGATCAACCGCCTGCGACCCAAGATGGTCGCGAGCGGCAATATGCTCTCGGAGGCGGACATCCTCGACATCCTGGGTGTGAAACCGATCGGGATCATCCCGGAGGACGAGGGGATCATCGTGAGCACGAACGTCGGGGAGCCGGCGGTGCTGGGCAAGACGAAGGCCGGGGAGGCGTTCATGGCGACCGCGCGGCGCCTGAAGGGCGAGGACGTGCCGTACCCGAAGTTCGAGGAGGACCGGGGTTTCCTGGCGGCGCTGCGCCGCCTGTTCGGGGGGGCGTGA
- the minE gene encoding cell division topological specificity factor MinE: protein MFSWMKRGRSKETLKDRLELVLAYDRAQIPPGKVDALRNDLLEVVRRYFPAGNSSVEIEQRGDMVVLMANIPLDEPPTGGRTR, encoded by the coding sequence GTGTTTTCCTGGATGAAGCGGGGCCGCAGCAAGGAGACGCTCAAGGACCGCCTGGAGCTGGTGCTGGCGTACGACCGGGCGCAGATTCCGCCCGGTAAGGTGGACGCGCTGCGCAACGACCTGCTGGAGGTCGTGCGGCGCTACTTCCCGGCGGGGAACAGCAGCGTGGAGATCGAGCAGCGCGGCGATATGGTCGTGCTGATGGCGAACATCCCGCTGGACGAGCCGCCGACGGGTGGCCGCACCCGCTGA
- a CDS encoding FtsW/RodA/SpoVE family cell cycle protein, producing MKYDLRFPVIIALLLAAGLLTVSTAALSPRASEGIFVKQVLGVLLAAVPLGVLWWAGRDRIYRFAPHLFGLALLLQASTFVIGKEVNGQKNWIMLGPIQFQPLELTKLALILMLALVLRGGFKGLPTYARALAVFLPAVGLVVVNDFGGAMVLSVMFGVMLLAARIPWWHAALAVLALGVAVPTVLFPHLEEYQQKRLTIFVNPYQDPRGAGYQVIQSIIAVGSGGIEGKGYKQGSQSHNGFLPEAHTDFAFSTWAEEQGLVGALGVLALYGALFWGLAGMAAQSPRLQDQVLFAGILGQIGFQVIENIGAALSVLPLTGITLPLISYGLSSLVATLTTLGVAYVVYRDRLDGQI from the coding sequence GTGAAGTACGACCTGCGTTTTCCCGTGATCATCGCCCTGCTGCTGGCGGCGGGCCTGCTGACCGTCAGCACGGCGGCGCTGTCGCCGCGCGCCTCGGAGGGCATCTTCGTGAAGCAGGTGCTGGGCGTGCTGCTGGCGGCCGTGCCGCTGGGCGTGCTGTGGTGGGCGGGCCGCGACCGGATCTACCGCTTCGCGCCGCACCTGTTCGGGCTGGCGCTGCTGTTGCAGGCGAGTACGTTCGTGATCGGCAAGGAAGTCAACGGGCAGAAGAACTGGATCATGCTGGGGCCCATTCAGTTCCAGCCGCTGGAACTCACGAAACTGGCCCTGATCCTGATGCTGGCCCTCGTGCTGCGCGGCGGCTTCAAGGGGCTGCCCACGTACGCGCGGGCGCTGGCGGTGTTCCTCCCGGCGGTGGGACTGGTCGTCGTGAACGACTTCGGCGGGGCGATGGTCCTGAGTGTCATGTTCGGCGTGATGCTGCTCGCGGCGCGTATTCCCTGGTGGCACGCGGCGCTGGCGGTCCTGGCGCTGGGCGTGGCCGTGCCGACCGTGCTGTTTCCGCACCTGGAGGAGTACCAGCAGAAACGCCTGACGATCTTCGTGAATCCGTACCAGGATCCGCGCGGGGCGGGGTATCAGGTGATCCAGAGCATCATCGCGGTCGGGTCGGGCGGCATCGAGGGCAAGGGGTACAAGCAGGGCAGTCAGTCGCACAACGGGTTCCTGCCGGAGGCGCACACGGATTTCGCGTTCAGCACCTGGGCCGAGGAGCAGGGACTGGTGGGCGCGCTGGGCGTGCTGGCGCTGTACGGGGCGCTGTTCTGGGGGCTGGCGGGCATGGCGGCGCAGTCGCCGAGGTTGCAGGATCAGGTGCTGTTCGCGGGCATCCTGGGACAGATCGGCTTTCAGGTCATCGAGAACATCGGCGCGGCCCTGAGCGTGCTGCCGCTGACGGGCATCACGCTGCCGCTGATCAGCTACGGCCTGAGCAGTCTGGTGGCCACCCTGACGACGCTGGGCGTGGCGTACGTGGTGTACCGCGACCGCCTGGACGGGCAGATCTGA
- a CDS encoding dihydrofolate reductase family protein, translating into MTTFRVFIATSLDGFIARPDGRLDWLPGATPDGVPAPSGEDHGFGAFMAGVEVVVMGRATFGAVRDFSPWPYAGTRLLVLSRTLTGADIPEDLRREGVEVHPGPVEVLAAELREQGVGGVYVDGGQTVQAFLRAGLLDELTVTRVPVLLGEGIPLFGPLGGDVWWVHQGTQAFPSGLVQDSYRVRR; encoded by the coding sequence ATGACGACCTTCCGGGTGTTCATCGCGACCAGTCTGGACGGGTTCATCGCGCGGCCCGACGGGCGGCTGGACTGGCTGCCGGGCGCCACGCCGGACGGGGTGCCCGCCCCGTCGGGTGAGGATCACGGCTTCGGGGCGTTCATGGCGGGGGTCGAGGTGGTCGTGATGGGCCGCGCGACCTTCGGAGCGGTGCGGGATTTCAGCCCGTGGCCGTATGCCGGGACGCGACTGCTGGTCCTGAGCCGCACCCTGACCGGGGCGGACATCCCGGAGGACCTGCGGCGCGAGGGGGTCGAAGTCCACCCGGGGCCGGTGGAGGTCCTGGCGGCGGAACTGCGCGAGCAGGGCGTGGGGGGCGTGTACGTGGACGGCGGGCAGACCGTGCAGGCGTTCCTGCGGGCGGGACTGCTGGATGAGCTGACCGTGACGCGCGTGCCGGTGCTGCTGGGCGAGGGGATCCCTCTGTTCGGCCCGCTGGGCGGGGACGTGTGGTGGGTCCACCAGGGCACGCAGGCCTTCCCGTCGGGGCTGGTGCAGGACTCTTACCGGGTGCGGCGCTGA
- a CDS encoding aldo/keto reductase family protein, with translation MEYRNLGRSGLKVSEVALGGWETYGINQDASAMVREIVTAAYEGGVNFFDQADIYAKGRSEELMGAALKEFPRHTLVISSKVYWPMSDDVNDRGLSRKHVLHSIDGSLKRLGTDHLDIYFAHRYDPDVPMEEIVMAFDQVIRDGKALYWGTSMWPAARIAQAVEFAKANGLHAPVTEQPEYSMIRRDRVEGEILPYTEEAGVGLVVWSPLAMGLLTGKYDAGKPEGARLTEKENWGKNFLTEENIQKVRDLKPIADDLGITRAQLALAWILRQKGVSSVITGATKVQQIEDTVKAAGVRLSSDAVEQIESILKR, from the coding sequence ATGGAATACCGGAACCTCGGCAGGAGTGGTCTGAAGGTCAGTGAAGTCGCCCTGGGCGGCTGGGAAACCTACGGCATCAACCAGGACGCCTCGGCGATGGTGCGCGAGATCGTCACCGCCGCGTACGAGGGCGGCGTGAACTTCTTCGATCAGGCCGACATCTACGCCAAGGGCCGCAGCGAGGAACTCATGGGCGCCGCCCTGAAGGAGTTCCCCCGTCACACGCTGGTCATCAGCTCGAAGGTGTACTGGCCCATGAGCGACGACGTGAACGACCGTGGCCTGAGCCGCAAGCACGTCCTGCACAGCATCGACGGCAGCCTCAAGCGCCTGGGCACCGATCACCTCGACATCTACTTCGCGCACCGCTACGACCCGGACGTGCCCATGGAGGAGATCGTCATGGCCTTCGATCAGGTCATCCGCGACGGCAAGGCGCTGTACTGGGGCACGAGCATGTGGCCCGCGGCGCGCATCGCGCAGGCGGTCGAGTTCGCGAAGGCCAACGGCCTGCACGCGCCCGTCACCGAGCAGCCCGAGTACTCCATGATCCGCCGCGACCGCGTCGAGGGCGAGATCCTCCCGTACACCGAGGAGGCGGGCGTGGGTCTGGTCGTCTGGAGCCCCCTGGCGATGGGCCTGCTGACCGGCAAGTACGACGCGGGCAAACCCGAGGGCGCGCGCCTGACCGAGAAGGAGAACTGGGGCAAGAACTTCCTGACGGAGGAGAACATCCAGAAGGTGCGCGACCTGAAACCCATCGCGGACGACCTGGGCATCACCCGCGCGCAGCTGGCCCTGGCGTGGATCCTGCGTCAGAAGGGCGTGAGCAGCGTCATCACGGGCGCCACGAAGGTCCAGCAGATCGAGGACACCGTGAAGGCGGCGGGCGTGCGCCTGAGCAGCGACGCCGTGGAGCAGATCGAGAGCATCCTCAAACGCTGA
- a CDS encoding DUF885 domain-containing protein — MSDIAERYVRLAHAIDAHSEGFIDGYGGPQDWAVRETRDPQALRDEAQALLADVAGVPEPGRRAWLDVQVRAMHTMTRLLSGEAIPYADEVRGLYDIEPRRADLGALDAALAELDATLPGIGPLPAREEALRARLAVPRGEILRVAQPILAELRARVTERFGLPQGEDFSIELVTDRPWSGYNWPLGNLRSRIDINTDLPVLLPALPDLMAHEGYPGHHTEHATKEARLVRERGWVEHGIQLINAPECVVSEGIAVNALRAVMTREELEAWLTGDLAALAGVDPEDIRTFLTASHVKKALGGVSGEAAMRLHADGATEAEVLDFLRTYALASDARAAQSLRFIQNPNFRAYIFTYSVGGDLVGAELDRGGADAYARLLREPVTPGQLRA; from the coding sequence ATGAGCGACATCGCAGAACGCTACGTGCGGCTGGCCCACGCCATCGACGCGCACTCCGAGGGCTTCATCGACGGGTACGGCGGCCCGCAGGACTGGGCCGTGCGGGAGACACGCGATCCGCAGGCGCTGCGGGACGAGGCGCAGGCCCTCCTGGCCGACGTGGCGGGCGTGCCCGAACCCGGGCGGCGCGCGTGGCTGGACGTGCAGGTGCGCGCCATGCACACCATGACCCGCCTGCTGTCCGGCGAGGCGATCCCCTACGCCGACGAGGTGCGCGGCCTGTACGACATCGAACCGCGCCGCGCCGACCTGGGCGCCCTGGACGCCGCACTGGCCGAACTGGACGCCACCCTGCCCGGCATCGGCCCCCTGCCCGCGCGCGAGGAGGCCCTGCGCGCCCGGCTGGCCGTACCGCGCGGCGAGATCCTGCGGGTGGCGCAGCCGATCCTGGCCGAACTGCGCGCCCGCGTCACCGAGCGCTTCGGGCTGCCCCAGGGCGAGGACTTCAGCATCGAACTCGTCACCGACAGGCCCTGGAGCGGGTACAACTGGCCGCTGGGGAACCTGCGCAGCCGCATCGACATCAACACCGACCTCCCGGTGCTGCTGCCCGCCCTGCCCGACCTGATGGCGCACGAGGGTTACCCCGGCCACCACACCGAGCACGCCACCAAGGAAGCCCGGCTGGTGCGGGAACGCGGCTGGGTTGAACACGGCATCCAGCTCATCAACGCGCCGGAATGCGTCGTCTCGGAGGGCATCGCCGTGAACGCCCTGCGCGCCGTGATGACCCGTGAGGAACTGGAGGCGTGGCTGACCGGCGACCTCGCCGCGCTGGCCGGCGTGGACCCCGAGGACATCCGCACGTTCCTGACCGCCAGTCACGTCAAGAAGGCGCTGGGCGGCGTGAGCGGCGAGGCCGCCATGCGCCTGCACGCCGACGGCGCCACCGAGGCCGAGGTGCTGGACTTCCTGCGCACCTACGCCCTGGCCAGCGACGCCCGCGCCGCGCAGTCCCTGCGCTTCATCCAGAACCCGAACTTCCGCGCGTACATCTTCACGTACTCGGTCGGCGGGGACCTCGTGGGCGCCGAACTCGACCGGGGCGGCGCAGACGCCTACGCGCGGCTGCTGCGCGAACCTGTCACGCCCGGCCAGCTGCGCGCGTAA
- a CDS encoding S41 family peptidase translates to MNAPYTLTARPFLRVARAAGLTALLLGGSLAPARAQGVVSPAQDLFNRVNQLIQNEYGGLSGVDRAALTREYQERLDNVCAPAPDTCAEAKAYPVVEAELTALGDEHSFFQTPEDYRDFRASITGGNRLQFGVKLGSLDGQNRVVTEVVPGSAAEEAGLRRGDVLLTIDGKAYTYENLRAAREKGQTITLGAERLGQPLNLTITARESSTVDLPRLSFVPAGTGQAAVIRIPTFLSGGGVAQRVHDLVGQAQARGASGVIVDLRGNTGGSLAECDSAVSAFVPNLTRLARSADGNARTVVSRGTRLEDGRLAGSVRNPNLWSGPMAVLVDEGSASCSEFFAFEIQYARRGPVLGEQTAGVGNTATRVYPVGEGALQLTILNYAKPDGTPYPVSVTPDVVREQNEATTRELTRGVDSLLSAGVDALSGAPTLGLNPFGRP, encoded by the coding sequence ATGAACGCCCCGTACACCCTGACCGCCCGGCCCTTCCTCCGCGTCGCGCGAGCGGCAGGCCTCACGGCGCTGCTGCTGGGCGGCAGCCTCGCGCCCGCCCGGGCGCAGGGCGTGGTGTCCCCCGCGCAGGATCTCTTCAACCGCGTCAACCAGCTCATCCAGAACGAGTACGGCGGGCTGTCGGGCGTGGACCGCGCCGCGCTGACCCGCGAGTACCAGGAGCGGCTCGACAACGTCTGCGCGCCTGCGCCCGACACCTGCGCCGAGGCGAAGGCTTACCCGGTCGTGGAGGCCGAACTGACCGCGCTGGGCGACGAGCATTCCTTCTTCCAGACGCCCGAGGACTACCGCGACTTCCGCGCCAGCATCACGGGCGGCAACCGGCTGCAGTTCGGCGTGAAGCTGGGCTCACTGGACGGGCAGAACCGCGTCGTGACCGAGGTCGTGCCCGGCAGCGCCGCCGAGGAGGCCGGGCTGCGGCGCGGGGACGTGCTGCTCACCATCGACGGGAAGGCGTACACCTACGAGAACCTCCGCGCGGCGCGCGAGAAGGGCCAGACCATCACCCTGGGCGCCGAGCGGCTGGGGCAACCCCTGAACCTGACGATCACCGCGCGGGAGAGCAGCACCGTGGACCTGCCGCGCCTGAGCTTCGTGCCCGCCGGGACGGGGCAGGCGGCCGTGATCCGCATTCCGACGTTCCTGTCGGGCGGCGGGGTCGCGCAGCGCGTGCACGATCTGGTCGGGCAGGCCCAGGCGCGCGGCGCGAGCGGCGTGATCGTGGACCTGCGCGGCAACACCGGCGGGAGCCTCGCCGAGTGCGACAGTGCCGTCAGTGCCTTCGTGCCCAACCTGACCCGGCTGGCCCGCAGCGCCGACGGGAACGCCCGCACGGTCGTGAGTCGCGGCACCCGCCTGGAGGACGGGCGACTGGCGGGCAGCGTCCGCAACCCGAACCTCTGGAGCGGGCCGATGGCCGTGCTCGTGGACGAGGGGAGCGCCTCGTGCAGCGAGTTCTTCGCGTTCGAGATCCAGTACGCCCGGCGCGGCCCGGTCCTGGGCGAGCAGACCGCCGGGGTGGGCAACACCGCTACCCGCGTCTACCCGGTGGGCGAGGGCGCGCTGCAGCTGACCATCCTGAACTACGCCAAACCCGACGGCACCCCCTACCCCGTCAGCGTCACCCCGGACGTGGTGCGCGAGCAGAACGAGGCCACCACCCGCGAACTCACGCGCGGCGTGGACAGCCTCCTGAGCGCCGGGGTGGACGCCCTGAGCGGCGCGCCCACCCTGGGCCTGAACCCCTTCGGGCGCCCCTGA